A section of the Flavobacterium ardleyense genome encodes:
- a CDS encoding polysaccharide deacetylase family protein — protein MFYWVKTHWIIKKIFSRYMWSKEQNDKVVYLTFDDGPTPQITDWVLQQLQQYNAKATFFCIGKNVEEQHEIFQRLLDSGNAVGNHTQNHINGWRNSTDVYLKNIEECENAIGNLPNQQQKYFRPPYGKITPRQATAVLQKGYKIVMWDVLSADFDQTITPEECLQNVLNNVLAGSIIIFHDSEKAWPNLQFALPKVLQFLKENDFECKLLD, from the coding sequence ATGTTTTACTGGGTAAAGACACATTGGATTATTAAGAAAATCTTCTCGAGATATATGTGGAGCAAGGAGCAGAATGATAAGGTAGTATACCTAACTTTTGATGATGGACCAACGCCACAAATTACCGATTGGGTTTTGCAGCAGTTGCAGCAGTACAATGCTAAGGCGACCTTCTTTTGTATTGGAAAAAACGTAGAAGAGCAACATGAAATTTTTCAGCGGTTGTTGGATTCTGGAAATGCGGTTGGCAATCACACCCAAAACCACATCAATGGTTGGAGAAATTCGACCGATGTTTATTTGAAAAATATTGAAGAATGTGAAAATGCGATAGGGAATTTGCCCAATCAGCAGCAGAAGTATTTTAGACCGCCTTACGGCAAAATTACTCCGCGCCAAGCAACAGCAGTTTTACAAAAAGGCTATAAAATTGTAATGTGGGATGTACTCAGCGCCGACTTTGATCAGACAATCACGCCCGAAGAATGCCTACAGAATGTTTTGAATAATGTACTAGCAGGGAGCATCATCATTTTTCATGACAGCGAAAAAGCGTGGCCAAATTTACAGTTCGCATTGCCAAAAGTGCTGCAATTTCTTAAAGAAAATGATTTTGAATGTAAATTACTAGACTAG
- a CDS encoding flavin reductase family protein yields MISFEPKEVTPQELQGYLQTAVAPRPIAFASTLDSEGNPNLSPFSFFNVFSSNPPIVVFSPARRVRNNTVKHTLLNVQDNGEVVINIVNFAMVQQVSLASTEYADGVNEFEKAGFTMIPSDNIKPFRVAEAPVQMECKVQQIIALGDEGGAGNLVICEVVKMHVSKEVLGSDGKIDQHKIDLVSRLGGNWYSRANAGLFEVEKPLTTLGIGVDNIPMEIRNSEILDGNDLGKLGNIEVLPTQEEINIFVTQSFKVKGVLSADDITAKHQKAKDYLNNNDVLSAWKVLLATK; encoded by the coding sequence ATGATAAGTTTCGAGCCTAAAGAAGTTACGCCACAGGAATTACAAGGATATTTGCAAACTGCAGTAGCACCACGACCAATCGCATTTGCGAGTACTCTGGACTCCGAAGGAAATCCAAATCTTTCGCCTTTTAGTTTTTTTAATGTCTTTAGTTCAAATCCACCGATTGTAGTATTTTCGCCCGCAAGACGTGTGCGCAATAATACGGTCAAGCATACGTTGCTCAACGTTCAGGACAACGGCGAAGTGGTAATAAATATTGTGAATTTTGCCATGGTACAGCAGGTTTCTCTTGCAAGTACAGAATATGCTGATGGTGTAAACGAGTTTGAAAAAGCAGGTTTTACAATGATACCTTCGGATAATATAAAACCTTTTCGTGTTGCCGAAGCGCCAGTTCAGATGGAATGTAAGGTGCAACAAATTATCGCTTTGGGCGATGAAGGCGGGGCGGGAAATCTTGTAATTTGCGAAGTTGTAAAAATGCATGTTTCAAAAGAGGTTTTAGGATCTGATGGAAAAATTGATCAGCATAAAATCGATTTGGTTTCGAGACTAGGCGGTAATTGGTATTCACGAGCAAATGCAGGTTTATTTGAAGTAGAAAAACCATTAACTACTTTAGGAATAGGCGTGGATAATATTCCGATGGAAATTCGCAATAGCGAAATCCTTGATGGGAATGATTTAGGAAAATTAGGCAACATTGAAGTATTGCCAACCCAAGAAGAAATTAATATCTTTGTAACCCAAAGTTTTAAAGTAAAAGGTGTTTTAAGCGCGGATGACATTACGGCAAAACATCAAAAAGCAAAAGACTATTTAAATAATAACGATGTGCTTTCTGCGTGGAAAGTGCTACTAGCAACAAAATAA
- a CDS encoding DNA-3-methyladenine glycosylase I, giving the protein MKSNTRCQWSEKDDLYRAYHDIEWGKPVFDDAVFFEFIILETFQAGLSWHTILRKRENFRKAFDNFDYKKIANYKSDKIAELLEDSGIIRNKLKVNSAVSNAIAFMEIQEEFRSFSEYFWAFSGGKQIWNNIESYSDAPATTDLSDKISKDLKKRGFKFVGSTVVYAFMQATGMVDDHINSCFCKSEK; this is encoded by the coding sequence ATGAAAAGCAATACAAGATGTCAATGGTCAGAAAAAGACGACCTATACCGCGCCTATCACGACATTGAGTGGGGAAAACCTGTATTTGACGACGCTGTCTTTTTCGAATTTATAATTCTAGAAACTTTTCAAGCGGGATTGAGTTGGCACACCATTTTGCGAAAGCGCGAAAACTTCAGAAAAGCTTTTGACAATTTCGATTATAAGAAAATTGCTAATTATAAATCGGATAAAATCGCTGAACTTCTAGAAGATTCTGGAATTATTCGAAATAAACTCAAAGTGAATTCAGCCGTATCAAATGCAATTGCTTTTATGGAAATTCAAGAGGAATTTCGAAGTTTTTCTGAGTACTTTTGGGCATTCAGTGGAGGAAAACAAATTTGGAATAATATCGAATCCTATTCTGATGCTCCCGCAACAACCGACTTAAGTGATAAAATCAGCAAAGATTTAAAGAAACGTGGTTTTAAATTCGTCGGTTCGACTGTAGTATATGCATTTATGCAAGCTACGGGAATGGTTGACGATCATATAAATTCCTGCTTTTGCAAAAGCGAAAAATAA
- the tsf gene encoding translation elongation factor Ts gives MATITAADVNKLRQATGAGMMDCKKALVEAEGNFDEAIQNLRKKGQKVAENRSDRESSEGAAVCFINAEKTKGAIITLNCETDFVGKNESFVALAKEMVEKAINFSTKEEFLASDFNGMTVAEKLIEQTGVIGEKIEIGGFEILEGVFVGSYVHVNKIAALTAISAKIDNAETFTKDISMQIASMGAVTLSYKDFDADYVASETDARIAIIEKENEEALRLGKTLKNVPKYISRHQLTDEVLKQAEEDARAELKADGKPEQIWDKIIPGKMERFISDNTTLDQEKCLLDQNFIKDESKKVGTYVKEHNVEITGFKRVALG, from the coding sequence ATGGCAACTATAACTGCTGCAGACGTAAATAAATTAAGACAAGCTACTGGTGCTGGAATGATGGATTGTAAGAAAGCTTTGGTTGAAGCTGAGGGCAATTTTGACGAAGCAATCCAAAACTTAAGAAAAAAAGGACAAAAAGTTGCTGAAAACCGTTCTGACCGTGAGTCAAGTGAGGGAGCAGCTGTTTGTTTTATCAATGCTGAGAAAACTAAAGGAGCTATCATTACATTAAACTGTGAAACTGATTTCGTTGGTAAAAACGAATCTTTCGTAGCTTTAGCTAAAGAAATGGTTGAAAAAGCAATTAATTTTTCTACAAAAGAAGAATTTTTGGCTTCAGATTTCAACGGAATGACTGTTGCTGAGAAATTAATCGAGCAAACAGGAGTTATTGGTGAGAAAATCGAAATTGGTGGGTTTGAAATTTTAGAAGGTGTATTCGTAGGTTCTTACGTTCACGTGAACAAAATTGCAGCTCTAACAGCAATTTCTGCTAAGATTGACAATGCTGAGACATTCACAAAAGATATTTCTATGCAAATTGCTTCAATGGGAGCGGTTACTTTATCATACAAAGATTTCGATGCTGACTATGTTGCATCTGAAACTGATGCTCGTATTGCGATTATCGAAAAAGAAAATGAAGAAGCATTGCGTTTAGGAAAAACATTAAAAAATGTTCCTAAATATATCTCACGTCACCAATTGACTGACGAAGTTCTAAAACAAGCTGAAGAAGATGCAAGAGCAGAATTGAAAGCAGACGGAAAACCAGAACAAATTTGGGACAAAATTATCCCAGGAAAAATGGAGCGTTTCATTTCTGACAACACTACTTTAGACCAAGAAAAATGTTTATTGGATCAAAATTTCATCAAAGACGAAAGCAAGAAAGTGGGTACTTATGTTAAAGAACACAATGTTGAAATCACTGGTTTCAAACGTGTTGCTCTAGGGTAA
- the aat gene encoding leucyl/phenylalanyl-tRNA--protein transferase codes for MFYLGEELYFPPLSQTHPTGIVAFGGDLSLRRLELAYRSGIFPWFEDGEPITWYSPAERMVLFFEDLKVSKSLKKIIDRKVFEITFNTAFREVITNCQEVKRSGQLGTWITDDMIHAYCKLHEAGMAQSVEVWENGQLVGGLYGIDLGHIFCGESMFSLRSNASKVAFVHLVEKLKEENYLLLDCQVFNPHLESLGAVEIDRDDFLMILKSAKKL; via the coding sequence ATGTTTTACTTAGGAGAAGAACTTTATTTTCCGCCATTATCTCAAACGCATCCTACGGGAATAGTGGCGTTTGGTGGCGATTTATCTCTGCGCAGACTTGAGCTGGCCTATAGAAGCGGAATTTTTCCGTGGTTTGAAGATGGTGAGCCAATTACTTGGTATTCGCCCGCAGAACGGATGGTTTTGTTTTTCGAAGATCTTAAAGTTTCCAAAAGTCTAAAGAAAATTATTGATCGAAAAGTTTTTGAAATTACTTTTAACACAGCTTTTCGGGAAGTGATTACCAACTGTCAGGAAGTAAAAAGATCGGGGCAATTAGGCACTTGGATTACCGATGATATGATACACGCTTACTGCAAATTGCACGAAGCAGGAATGGCGCAATCAGTTGAGGTTTGGGAAAATGGACAACTTGTCGGTGGTTTGTACGGAATAGATTTGGGACATATTTTCTGTGGCGAAAGTATGTTTTCGCTGAGGTCCAATGCATCGAAAGTTGCTTTTGTGCATCTTGTCGAAAAACTGAAAGAGGAAAATTATTTGTTGTTGGATTGCCAAGTTTTTAATCCGCATCTCGAAAGTTTGGGAGCGGTAGAAATTGATCGAGACGATTTTTTGATGATTCTAAAATCAGCTAAGAAACTTTAG
- a CDS encoding DUF3127 domain-containing protein, whose translation MEVSGRVKVIGADQQISASFKKREIVVTTDEQYPQVIMVEFTQDKTDLLNNYAVGDEVKISINLRGREWVNPQGETKYFNSIQGWRIEKMTQAQAQGQAQAPPMPAAPFPPAGQFTEKEEDDLPF comes from the coding sequence ATGGAAGTATCAGGAAGAGTAAAAGTGATAGGAGCAGATCAGCAGATAAGTGCAAGCTTCAAGAAAAGAGAAATTGTAGTTACTACAGATGAGCAGTATCCACAAGTGATTATGGTTGAGTTTACACAAGATAAAACTGACTTGCTTAACAATTATGCAGTTGGTGATGAGGTGAAAATCTCAATCAACCTTAGAGGTAGAGAATGGGTAAATCCACAAGGAGAAACTAAATATTTTAACTCAATCCAAGGATGGAGAATTGAAAAAATGACTCAAGCACAAGCACAGGGGCAAGCGCAAGCGCCACCAATGCCAGCAGCTCCATTTCCTCCAGCGGGCCAGTTTACAGAAAAAGAAGAAGATGATCTTCCTTTCTAG
- a CDS encoding VF530 family protein → MNKDPLHGITLKLILEQLEEFYGFDTLGELIAIKCFTENPSVKSSLTFLRKTPWAREKVEQLYIRTLPKLAKKD, encoded by the coding sequence ATGAACAAAGATCCACTTCACGGCATTACCCTAAAATTAATTCTAGAACAACTCGAAGAATTTTACGGATTTGATACTTTGGGCGAATTGATTGCCATCAAATGTTTTACCGAAAATCCATCGGTCAAATCAAGCCTAACTTTCTTGCGCAAAACTCCGTGGGCACGCGAAAAAGTAGAACAACTTTATATCAGAACACTTCCAAAACTTGCCAAGAAAGACTAA
- the rpsI gene encoding 30S ribosomal protein S9, producing MATIHKIGRRKTAVARVYVTEGTGQITVNKKEFATYFPTATLQYKVMQPLAMTENASNFDVKVNVYGGGSTGQAEAVRMALARVMCEVDAENRAILKPEGLLTRDPRMVERKKFGQKKARKKFQFSKR from the coding sequence ATGGCTACAATCCACAAAATCGGAAGAAGAAAAACTGCGGTTGCTCGTGTATACGTTACAGAAGGAACGGGACAAATTACAGTTAACAAAAAAGAATTCGCAACGTATTTCCCAACTGCTACTTTGCAGTACAAAGTTATGCAACCTCTGGCTATGACAGAAAATGCTTCAAACTTTGATGTAAAAGTAAACGTTTACGGAGGTGGTAGCACTGGACAAGCAGAAGCTGTGAGAATGGCTCTTGCTCGTGTAATGTGTGAAGTTGACGCAGAAAACAGAGCAATCTTGAAACCAGAAGGTCTTCTTACAAGAGATCCAAGAATGGTTGAACGTAAGAAATTCGGTCAGAAGAAAGCTCGTAAGAAATTCCAGTTCTCTAAACGTTAA
- a CDS encoding thioredoxin family protein: MSKFGELIQAKTPVLIGFYADWNEQSGDIHPIIRDVAAALGDKARVIKIDVDKNQELSDALRIKTLPTLMIYKDGQMVWRQSNAVDANSLITIIGEYF, encoded by the coding sequence ATGTCAAAATTCGGAGAACTTATACAAGCAAAGACCCCAGTTTTAATTGGCTTTTATGCAGACTGGAATGAGCAGTCGGGAGATATACATCCTATCATTAGAGATGTGGCTGCTGCACTTGGCGATAAAGCAAGAGTGATAAAAATTGATGTCGATAAGAATCAAGAACTTTCTGATGCTTTACGAATCAAGACACTTCCCACTTTGATGATCTATAAAGATGGCCAAATGGTATGGAGACAATCAAATGCGGTTGACGCAAATTCACTTATTACCATAATTGGCGAGTACTTCTAG
- the rplM gene encoding 50S ribosomal protein L13, with the protein MNSLSYKTMSANKATVTKEWIVVDAEGHNLGRFASKIAMILRGKYKPSYTPHVDCGDNVIVINAEKINLTGNKMDDKTYIRHTGYPGGQRSLTAKVLQAKNPAILVEKAVKGMLPKNKLGAELFRNLNVNVGSAHKHEAQQPKTVNLNDLK; encoded by the coding sequence GTGAACTCATTAAGCTACAAGACAATGTCAGCTAACAAAGCCACTGTCACGAAAGAGTGGATTGTTGTAGATGCTGAAGGTCATAACTTAGGTCGTTTTGCTTCTAAAATCGCTATGATCCTTAGAGGAAAATACAAACCAAGTTATACACCACACGTGGACTGCGGAGATAACGTTATCGTTATTAATGCAGAAAAAATTAACCTAACTGGAAACAAGATGGACGATAAAACGTACATCCGCCACACTGGCTACCCAGGAGGTCAAAGATCTTTGACTGCAAAAGTATTACAGGCGAAAAACCCTGCAATCTTAGTAGAAAAAGCTGTAAAAGGAATGTTACCAAAGAACAAACTTGGTGCTGAACTTTTCAGAAACTTAAATGTAAATGTAGGTTCGGCTCATAAACATGAAGCTCAACAACCTAAAACTGTTAACCTAAACGACCTTAAGTAA
- a CDS encoding metallophosphoesterase produces the protein MTRWIILVIVVLAVEFYAFQAIKNAFRIKWIAYGYEIISVVALIFVIWTFTQFDRHEGQTKLTLYSASILLILSIPKIILTLILFGEDLVRLFNAVVHYFMHQESLEGHMPDRRRFVSQIALGLAAVPFFSLIYGVLKGKYDYRVIKQAVFFEDLPDSFDGFTITHISDLHSGSLDNPEKIQYAVDLINEQNSDLVVFTGDIVNSLASEMTPWIDTFKQIHDAPFGKFSILGNHDYGEYIIFDSREEKEANFEAIKALHEKIGFKLLLNENKILKRGADSIALIGVENWGHRFRKAGDLNIASRGLANSDFKILLSHDPSHWEMEVKKDPRKYHLTLAGHTHGFQFGIEIPGFIKWSPVSFVYKQWAGLYEHLGRFIYVNRGLGFHGYSGRVGIWPEITVLKLKKKQKIS, from the coding sequence ATGACCCGTTGGATTATCCTCGTAATTGTAGTTTTGGCGGTTGAATTTTACGCCTTCCAAGCAATAAAAAATGCCTTCCGAATTAAATGGATTGCTTATGGTTACGAAATTATAAGTGTAGTAGCACTGATTTTTGTTATTTGGACATTTACCCAATTTGATAGACACGAAGGTCAAACAAAACTTACACTCTATAGTGCGAGTATTTTACTTATACTATCCATTCCAAAAATCATTTTGACTTTAATACTTTTTGGAGAAGATTTGGTCCGACTATTTAATGCAGTCGTTCATTACTTCATGCATCAAGAATCTCTTGAGGGACATATGCCAGACAGACGCAGATTTGTTAGTCAAATAGCGTTGGGTTTGGCAGCAGTTCCGTTCTTTAGTTTGATTTACGGCGTGCTTAAAGGGAAGTACGATTATAGAGTAATTAAGCAGGCGGTGTTTTTTGAAGATCTTCCCGATTCTTTTGACGGTTTTACGATCACTCATATTTCAGATTTACACAGTGGAAGTCTCGATAATCCTGAGAAAATTCAATATGCTGTAGATTTAATCAACGAGCAGAATTCAGATTTGGTAGTCTTTACTGGTGATATTGTAAATAGTCTGGCCAGCGAAATGACTCCTTGGATTGATACTTTTAAGCAAATTCACGATGCGCCTTTTGGTAAATTTTCTATTTTGGGAAATCACGATTACGGCGAATATATTATTTTTGACTCTAGAGAAGAGAAAGAGGCGAATTTTGAAGCTATAAAAGCACTTCATGAAAAAATTGGATTTAAGCTATTGCTAAATGAAAACAAGATTTTGAAAAGAGGCGCGGATTCAATTGCACTAATTGGAGTTGAAAATTGGGGGCACCGCTTTAGAAAGGCGGGTGATTTGAATATTGCTTCTCGAGGTTTGGCAAATTCTGATTTCAAAATATTATTGAGTCACGATCCCTCGCATTGGGAAATGGAGGTCAAGAAAGATCCTCGAAAATACCATCTTACACTTGCTGGGCATACGCACGGTTTTCAATTTGGAATTGAAATTCCCGGCTTTATCAAGTGGAGTCCAGTATCTTTCGTTTACAAACAATGGGCAGGACTTTATGAACATTTAGGTAGGTTTATTTATGTGAATAGAGGGTTGGGTTTTCACGGCTACAGTGGTCGAGTGGGAATTTGGCCTGAGATTACTGTCTTGAAGCTAAAAAAGAAACAAAAAATATCGTAA
- the polA gene encoding DNA polymerase I: MSQQKKLFLLDAYALIFRGYYAFIKNPRINSKGMDTSAILGFMNSLMDVIKRERPDHLAVAFDKGGSHVRTEMFTDYKANRSETPEAIRIAIPYIQDILKAMHIPIVELEGCEADDLIGTIAKQAEKQNYQVYMVTPDKDFAQLVSENIFMYKPARMGNGIEILGVPEVLEKFGIERPDQVIDFLGMMGDAVDNIPGIPGVGEVTAKKFLKQFGTIENLLANSHQLKGKMKQNIEENHEKALMSKTLATIICDCDVTFNETDYELTRPDSEKVEALFQELEFRRMAEQFNNLFYSGDEPSAKATKPSANNAVPDLFSTFTSESGEEISMQQFNILSNTTHFYQLIQGEMGIKLLLQNLLKQTSVSIDTETTSTDFLEAKLVGLAFSWEKGQGFFLPLPENADEAKATLEKFKPFFESETIEKIGHNLKYDLKVLSRYGITVSGKLFDTMLAHYLINPDMRHSMDVLSETYLHYTPKTQSELIGKGKTLISLRLVPLEDLKEFAVEDADITGQLKTVFEKSLEENEATKLFETIEIPLLVVLADMETEGIRLDVDFLKTLSFELDKDIQNLEAKIHETAGETFNIGSPKQLGEILFDKLQIGGAKQKKTKTGQYATGEEVLSLLADENPIVAEILEYRQLIKLKNTYVDALPLQVCASTGRIHTEYMQAVAATGRLSSNNPNLQNIPIRTERGRQIRKAFVPRDENYTIVSADYSQIELRIIAALSGEKNMIEAFNANEDIHKSTAAKVFNVAVEDVTREQRSHAKTVNFGIIYGVSAFGLSNQTSLSRAESKDLIDAYYASYPQLKNYIQEQIDLARERGYAETISGRRRYLKDINSQNAMVRSAAERNAVNAPIQGSAADIIKIAMINIHKRLTDENWKSKMLLQVHDELVFDVHNSELEKIQPLIKHEMENAFKLDVPLTVELGMGKDWLEAH; encoded by the coding sequence ATGTCACAACAAAAAAAACTTTTCTTGCTTGATGCTTATGCTTTAATCTTTAGAGGCTATTATGCATTTATAAAAAACCCGCGTATCAACTCAAAAGGAATGGATACATCGGCGATTTTAGGTTTTATGAATTCGCTAATGGATGTCATCAAACGAGAGAGACCGGATCATTTGGCCGTAGCTTTTGACAAAGGTGGAAGTCACGTTCGGACAGAAATGTTTACCGATTATAAAGCCAATCGTAGCGAAACTCCCGAAGCGATCCGAATTGCTATTCCTTATATACAAGATATTTTGAAAGCAATGCATATTCCGATAGTTGAATTGGAAGGTTGCGAAGCTGATGATTTGATAGGAACAATTGCAAAGCAGGCCGAAAAGCAGAATTATCAAGTTTATATGGTTACTCCTGACAAGGATTTTGCACAGTTAGTGTCCGAAAATATCTTTATGTACAAACCTGCCCGAATGGGAAATGGAATCGAGATATTGGGCGTTCCTGAGGTTTTGGAGAAATTTGGAATCGAAAGACCGGACCAAGTTATTGACTTTTTGGGAATGATGGGCGATGCGGTTGATAATATCCCGGGAATTCCCGGAGTTGGCGAAGTGACCGCCAAGAAATTCCTAAAGCAGTTTGGAACTATAGAAAATCTTCTTGCCAATTCGCATCAACTGAAAGGGAAGATGAAACAAAATATAGAAGAGAATCATGAGAAAGCGTTAATGTCAAAAACGCTGGCGACCATTATATGCGATTGTGATGTAACTTTTAATGAGACAGATTACGAATTGACTCGCCCTGATTCAGAAAAGGTGGAAGCGCTTTTTCAGGAACTGGAATTCAGAAGAATGGCAGAGCAGTTTAACAATCTGTTTTATAGTGGCGACGAACCTTCGGCGAAAGCCACAAAACCAAGCGCGAATAATGCCGTACCCGATCTGTTTTCGACTTTCACTAGTGAGAGCGGAGAAGAAATCAGTATGCAGCAATTCAATATCTTGAGCAATACCACTCATTTTTATCAATTGATTCAGGGTGAAATGGGAATAAAATTGCTGTTGCAAAATTTACTCAAGCAGACCTCTGTGAGCATTGACACCGAAACTACTTCGACAGATTTCTTAGAAGCCAAGTTAGTCGGACTTGCGTTTTCTTGGGAAAAAGGCCAAGGGTTTTTCTTGCCACTTCCAGAAAATGCCGATGAAGCAAAAGCAACTCTCGAAAAATTTAAACCATTTTTTGAAAGTGAAACCATCGAAAAAATTGGTCATAATTTAAAATACGATCTTAAAGTATTGTCTCGCTACGGAATCACCGTTTCGGGAAAATTGTTTGATACGATGCTCGCACACTACTTGATCAATCCGGATATGCGCCATAGTATGGATGTATTATCTGAAACATATTTACATTACACTCCAAAGACACAGAGTGAACTTATCGGCAAAGGAAAAACGCTGATTAGCCTGAGGTTGGTTCCTCTCGAAGATCTAAAAGAATTTGCGGTCGAAGATGCCGATATTACAGGGCAGCTGAAAACTGTTTTCGAAAAATCGCTTGAAGAAAACGAAGCAACCAAGCTTTTCGAAACAATCGAAATTCCGCTTCTTGTGGTTCTTGCCGATATGGAGACAGAAGGAATTCGACTTGATGTAGATTTCTTAAAAACTTTGTCCTTCGAATTGGACAAGGACATTCAGAATTTAGAAGCTAAAATTCACGAGACTGCAGGCGAGACCTTCAATATTGGATCTCCAAAGCAATTGGGTGAAATCTTGTTTGACAAACTTCAGATTGGTGGCGCAAAGCAGAAGAAAACCAAAACTGGGCAATATGCAACTGGCGAAGAAGTACTTTCTCTTCTGGCAGATGAGAATCCTATTGTTGCCGAAATTTTAGAATACAGACAACTTATAAAACTTAAGAATACCTATGTGGATGCGCTGCCTTTGCAGGTTTGCGCTTCTACAGGTCGCATTCACACCGAATATATGCAAGCGGTTGCAGCAACAGGTCGACTGAGCTCCAACAATCCAAACTTGCAGAATATTCCGATTAGAACCGAGCGCGGCCGTCAAATCCGGAAAGCTTTTGTGCCAAGAGATGAAAATTACACCATTGTTTCTGCGGATTATTCTCAAATTGAATTAAGAATTATCGCAGCTTTAAGTGGCGAGAAAAACATGATCGAAGCTTTTAATGCCAACGAAGATATTCACAAATCTACCGCTGCCAAAGTATTTAATGTCGCAGTCGAAGATGTCACCCGCGAGCAGAGAAGCCACGCCAAAACGGTCAATTTCGGAATTATTTACGGAGTTTCGGCCTTTGGATTGAGCAATCAGACTTCATTGTCACGTGCAGAAAGCAAGGACTTGATTGATGCGTACTATGCAAGTTATCCGCAGCTTAAAAATTATATTCAGGAGCAGATAGACTTGGCTCGCGAGCGCGGGTATGCCGAGACAATTTCGGGCAGGCGTCGTTATTTGAAAGATATAAATTCGCAAAACGCAATGGTCAGATCTGCCGCCGAGCGTAATGCTGTGAACGCGCCTATTCAAGGTTCGGCCGCGGATATTATCAAAATTGCGATGATCAATATTCACAAAAGATTGACCGATGAAAACTGGAAATCCAAAATGTTGTTGCAAGTACACGATGAGCTTGTGTTTGATGTTCATAACTCCGAATTAGAGAAAATTCAGCCACTTATCAAGCACGAAATGGAAAATGCATTCAAGCTTGATGTGCCTTTGACTGTTGAGTTAGGAATGGGTAAAGATTGGCTGGAAGCGCATTAG
- the rpsB gene encoding 30S ribosomal protein S2, producing the protein MANKVEVKELLEAGVHFGHMTRKWDPNMAPYIYMERNGIHIINLYKTAAKIEEAQDALAKIAASGRKVLFVATKKQAKDIVAEKAKAANMPYITERWPGGMLTNFVTIRKAVKKMSTIDKMKKDGTFLTLSKKERLQVDRLRAKLEKNLGSISDMSRLPAALFVVDIKAEHIAIKEAQKLNIPVFAMVDTNSDPREVEYVIPANDDASKSIDKILTLVTSAIIDGLSNRTSDKEGDDNATEDTASQTETAAPTAEATPKAEATTTEAPAAEAVETEAKTEE; encoded by the coding sequence ATGGCAAACAAAGTAGAAGTAAAAGAATTACTAGAAGCTGGGGTTCACTTTGGTCACATGACTAGAAAGTGGGATCCGAACATGGCTCCTTACATATATATGGAACGTAATGGTATTCACATTATCAATCTATATAAAACAGCAGCAAAAATTGAAGAAGCGCAAGACGCTCTAGCAAAAATTGCAGCATCAGGTAGAAAAGTATTATTTGTAGCTACAAAAAAACAAGCTAAAGATATCGTTGCTGAGAAAGCAAAAGCAGCTAACATGCCGTACATCACTGAAAGATGGCCTGGTGGAATGCTTACAAACTTTGTAACAATTAGAAAAGCTGTAAAAAAGATGTCAACAATTGACAAAATGAAGAAAGATGGTACTTTCTTGACTTTGTCTAAAAAAGAACGTCTTCAGGTAGATCGTCTACGTGCAAAATTAGAGAAAAACCTAGGTTCTATCTCTGATATGTCTAGACTTCCTGCTGCTCTTTTTGTAGTAGATATAAAAGCTGAACATATCGCAATAAAAGAAGCTCAAAAATTAAACATTCCAGTTTTTGCAATGGTCGATACAAATTCTGATCCTCGTGAGGTTGAATATGTTATCCCTGCAAATGATGATGCTTCAAAATCAATTGATAAGATTTTAACTTTGGTTACTAGCGCTATCATTGACGGATTATCAAACAGAACTTCTGATAAAGAAGGTGATGACAATGCAACTGAAGATACAGCATCTCAGACTGAGACAGCTGCTCCAACTGCAGAGGCTACTCCTAAAGCAGAGGCTACAACTACAGAAGCTCCGGCTGCTGAAGCGGTAGAAACTGAAGCTAAGACAGAAGAATAA